The genomic window CAATCTCGACATCATGGGTATTTCGTTTGATTTTTGGCATGTAAATCACCTAACTAATTTTTGTTCTAAGGTTTCAAGACAACTTTGATGTTTTTATCTTCTTTTTTATCAAAAATCTCGTATGCTCGAGCCGCTTCTTCTAATGGCATAGAATGAGTGATGATTTGCGTTGGATCAAATAATCCTTCTGCGATCATGTCATAAATTTTCGGCATCAAATGAACGACTGGTGCTTGTCCATGTTTTACATCGATATTTCGCATAAAGAATTCTTGAAGCGGATACGACGAAGCAGGTGTCATATATACACCTGTGATTTGAACCGTACCAAATTTTTTCACCGCTTTCGCTGCCATTTGGATTGGTGAAATCGTGCCACTTTGTAGACTGACTAGATTTTTAGCCTTTTCTTTTGTGGGTTCTAAGCCATCCATTCCGACACAGTCAATGATGACATCTGCGCCACCACGAGCTAATTCATATAAGTCATCTCCAGCTTGATTTATATCATCTAATAGATATGTTTCGATTTGATTGTAACGAACTGCTTTGTCTAATCGATGTTTGACTGGATCAACAGCGATGACACGCTTTGCTCCTGCCATAACAGCGAATTTTTGTGCAAATAAACCGACTGGACCTGAACCCAAAACGACAACAGTGTCATCTTTTTTCACGCCAGCATTTGCGACACTCCAATAGGCAGTTGGTAAAATATCAGATAAAAATAAGACTTTTTCATCGGGCAAATCATTGTCTGGAACGACAAATGACGTAGAATCGGCGAAAGGTACGCGCAGATACTCTGCTTGCCCGCCCCAGTGATTCCCATTCAATTTACCGAAACCGAATAAGCCACCGTACAATTCTTCTTGATTGGAATTGTCACACTGACTTTCCATGTGGTTTACACAAAAATGACAATGACCACAACTAATATTAAAAGGAATAACGACACGTTGTCCTTTTTTCAACTTCTTCACTTCAGAACCAACTTCTTCAACGATCCCCATAGGCTCATGTCCAACGACATAACCTTTTTCCATTACGGATTCCCCATGGTGATAAAGATGGAGATCAGATCCACAAATCGCTGTTGCAGTGATACGGATGATTGCATCCGTTGGTGCTAAAATCTTTGGATCATCGACATTTCTAATTTCCATTTTTTGCTTTCCTTGCCAAGTAACTGCTTTCATCGTAGTGCTCCTCTCCTGTTTTCGTTCATAAAGCTAACAATAGTTATTTATAAATTCATTCTAAGGGAATCTCACTATTTTTCACAATGATACGCGCTTTTAGCTTTTGGAAAAAAGAGTAAAATAACTGTTATTTAAAAAAGAAAGTTGTAGATTTATCCAGTGAAAGTTATAATTATAGTAGTTGATTTTTAGTAAAATCAATCGTAAAACAACACTTTTTTGTTGGAATAGGAAAGGAGAGAAATGAGAAATAATCGAATCATCAAAATAATTATAGGATTCATATGTACAGTTCTGTTGTTTTTTTTATCTATCGGAGGCAGTTTTTACACGGCTTTAGCCAACGAAGAATTCATGAATGAACAAATGAAACAAGCAAACTACATAGAAAAAGTAACGAGAGAGATCAATGGGCGTGTCCAGAGCTACCACCAAGAAGCTCGAGTTGCCCCAGAGGTACTTGCGGACAGTGTGTCTGAAGACTTGGTCAAAAAGAATATCGAACATTTTGTGAAAGAAACCTATCAGGACGGACAGCCAGAGTTGATCCAAGTGACCGAATTGGAAGAACACATCAAAGAGATGATCCATACATATAAAACAGAACATGACATCGATATTGAAGAAGGGGTCGCAGGTGAAGAATTAGCTTTACATATGATTATCGGCATTTTTGAACGAAGTGTGCAACCAAGCTATCTGTATCTTTTCATTCGAGGGATCAATGAGTTGAGGGAACAGGTCCATATCTATGCTTGGGTCATCGCTAGTGTGAGTGTTTTGATTTTCGTAGGTTTCATTTATTTGAATCCTGGTTCTATCCGCTCGCGAATCAAGAAATTTTCGTTTAGTTTGGTTGGGGCAGGGGTGATAAGTTTAGCGTTTGCAGCCACTTTATACTATGCGCAAATTTTGCAGATCGAAGAGCAGATGGATTCACTTCAAGACTTGATGAGAACGTATCTTACTAATTTCGCATTCGTTTTATTATTCATCGGTGGAAGTGAGATCTTAGTTGGTGGTTTCACCTGGATCATTACGAAAAGAGAAAAAAAGAAAGCGAAGCAATGAGATATCAATAGAAAAAAAGATGAAACACCAAAAGTCCGCCACCTAGTTAAACAGGTGGCGGACTTTTTAGGCTGAAGCGGCTTGAAATAGCTATTTTTGACGGACTATACCATACCCTCAATCAAACATTTTTTTCGCTGCACGCAACAATGTAGGGATATCTTTATCATAGCGGGGTGTTTTCACCAAACGTGACATAGGAATACCTGCAAAGTGGAATGCGGCAATTTCGCCCGAGCGGACAGCACTTTGTTCAGTAAAGATCATTTGATAAGGCTGTTCAACGAACTCACCCGTAAAGGCAAGGTTTGTTGAATGTTTAGGAATGACTTTTGGTCGATCACTTTTCGCACGATTGTTGAACAAAGCAGAAGCGTACGGCATGTAGACTGGGATATTATTGATGACACTATCATAAATCTCAGTTTCTTTTTCACGAATATTTATTGGACCAGGATCAACTTTTGATAGCTGGCCAAGCAATTCTTCCAGCATTTCTTTCCCGTTCATTTTAATATATTCTTTATCGACAAATTCCCCACGACGTCTTGGGTATAAGAAGTAACCCCAAATAACTGTTTCATTCGGTTTTTGTGAAGTGAAATGTGGTTGGTGATGCACGACGATCGACATATTGACATCTTTATGACCAAGCGGTGTGATCGGTGTCGTTGAAATAAATGAATTCAATGCATTACCTGGTTCTTGGGTGGTGATACGAGTGATCTCGTTTAGCAATACATGATTTTTCGTTGTCAACGTAAAGCTGACCCATTCACTTGCGTCTCGGTCGGCGAAAAATTTATCTGGATTACCAAGATTATAAAATTTTTCACTGGCTTTTTTCCATAAACTTGAAGCAGCACCATAATCCATATTTTCCGCTGCTGGTGTTTCATAGTCGCCAAGTGTGGCAGAATCCGTAATTGAACCATTCGTAAATAATACACCAGTATCTCCGTCGACTACGACATGTTCTTCTTCTTGTGTTTTCGTATTGATCATTTTCAAACCTGTGACTGTGATTTCATCTTGCATCGCTGTTTCTTTGAATTCCCAATCAACCACGCGACGATTCAAAATGATTTTACAGCCTTGTTCTTTCAAATAGTTGATCAATGGTAACATGATACTTTCGTATTGATTGTAGCGTGTTCGATTAACACCGACTAAATGCTCGATTTGAGTAAATTCATAAATCATTTGGTGCATATAGCGACGTAATTCTTGCGCAGAGCTACGTGTCCGAAACGCAAAAGTGGTTTCCCACATAAACCAGAAATTTGTTTCAAAGAAATGAGGATCGTCTTTGAAATATTCAGCGATAGTCACGTTATCCAATTTTTCTTCTTCTGAATCCGGCATAGCGATCAGTTTTGTTAGTAATACGCGATCTTTATTGTTAAAGCCTAATTTACCGCCATCAATGATTCCTTTACCGCCTTCCAATAACCGTGCTTTATCGAAAGTCGGATGTTTTGCATCAAAATCACGTGTATCTTCTTCCGCAGTCATGCCCGGTTCTGTCGCAGAAGGGATACGACTGAGTAAGTCCATCAAATCGACATACGTCCGGTAGTTCAACATACGTCCACCACGTGCCACGTATCCTTTTTGATTTTCTAAAGGATGATTTTTGTTCCAATATTCATCGGTAACAGTATCAACAGGAGCACCATCATTTGATCCATGATCATCCAAGGAGTAGAAAGTGATTTGGTCTCCCCGCCATTTTCCTTCTTGGATCAAATAAACAGCCGCTGCCATATTTGCGATACCTGCGCCAATCATAATTGCTTTCTTTTTTTGCATTGTCCGTTCCTCCAATATCTCCTCATTCATTGCGTTCAAGCATTGCTTCTAGATTGATTCGAATTCATCATAAAGGTGACTATCATCTTCTAGTAAGCCTGTTTTTTTGCCAAGATAAACAGCCCCTAAAGCGACTAATCCTAAGCTAATGCCTACTTTTAACCATTTTTTGTTCATCAAAAAAACCTCCTTTTGGTTTGTGAACTATTTCTACTTAAAAGCATAGAGCGTTTAAAAAAATATGCCAAATGATAGGGTGAGTGAGTGGCAAGGATTTTTGACAGTTTGCAGGAAGTGTCTGTTTTTCAGTGTGTTTTGTAATAGATTCTTAAGAAAGAGAAGGAAAGAAATTTTTTGAAGACAAGTTATAATCTATTTGAATAAGAAAGGTGTGGGAAAAGATGAAGAGTCCAAAGGTAAGAAAAATAGGAAACTGTGTCGGTGTCATTTTTCCTAAGGAACTTGAGTTGCATGAGGGTGACATTTTGAGTTATCCGACAGAGGGCACAATTTTGATGATCGAAGCAAAGGAAGTGATGAGAGACCGAGAACGTAAAGAAATAGAAAAAGCATTTGCTGATTTTTCAAAAGGTTTAGTAGTTTCCGAGACTGAAATGAAAGATACTTTTAGTACATATGGTTGGGGTGAGTAGATGAGTTGATCAATGAATGGGAAAATGAATTATTTTTATCTGAAGAAAATATAAGTCATTTTGTCAGTACGATCTATCAAGCAATAGAAGTTATCTATCGGGTGTCAAGTTTTAGATCTATATCAAATGAACCTACCACTACAATCTACACTATACGCCAAAAAAGAAAACACAAGCATCCGTGTTTTCTTTTTTTACTTAAACTGGACGAAACTCCTTACTCTTAGTAGGATAGGAGTAGAAGAAAAAGTGGGGTGTCAGGATGTTTAATGAAACGTTAGTCCATTTGTTGGAATGGTTGATTGCGATTTTGAATGTGTTTTCGATTTTAGTCTTGCTTGTAGGTATTTTTTTAGTTTTAAAAAATTTGATGTTGGAGCGTCCATGGATCAAAGATTATGCGACACGTAATCGGCGGAATGCAGAGGCGCGAAAACTGCTTGCTAGTTATATTTTATTGAGTTTAGAGGTTCTGGTTGTCGCTGATATCATTGAATCTGTGATCAAACCAACTTGGACTGATATTTTGAAATTGGCATTGATCATCATCATTCGCACAATCATCTCTTATTTCTTGAATCTAGAAATAGCAGGACATGTATCGCATGAAAGAAGGGAAGTATGATGGAAATTAGCTGGATGACGCTTCTTTATCCATACCTTGAATGGCTCGTCTTGATTTTAGATATTTTCGCTATTGTGATTTTATTATGGGGAGGATTTCTTTCGATCAAAGATTTTTTGAAAGATTCCTTGAACCGGTCATTTAAACAGAATGAACGAGTTCATCAAAACAATGGGATCAAAAAAATGTTAGGTGGCTATATCTTGTTGAGTTTAGAAGTCTTGATTTCTGCTGGAATCATTGAGTCGATCATCAAACCAACCTTACAGGATATTTTTCAGTTGGCTGCATTAGTGGTGATTCGTACGATCATCTCTTATTTCTTGAATAAAGAAATCGGCCCAGCGGATGTCTGAGAGTAATGGTCAAATGAAGAGAAAAGACAAGAGAATA from Enterococcus sp. DIV1094 includes these protein-coding regions:
- a CDS encoding alcohol dehydrogenase catalytic domain-containing protein is translated as MKAVTWQGKQKMEIRNVDDPKILAPTDAIIRITATAICGSDLHLYHHGESVMEKGYVVGHEPMGIVEEVGSEVKKLKKGQRVVIPFNISCGHCHFCVNHMESQCDNSNQEELYGGLFGFGKLNGNHWGGQAEYLRVPFADSTSFVVPDNDLPDEKVLFLSDILPTAYWSVANAGVKKDDTVVVLGSGPVGLFAQKFAVMAGAKRVIAVDPVKHRLDKAVRYNQIETYLLDDINQAGDDLYELARGGADVIIDCVGMDGLEPTKEKAKNLVSLQSGTISPIQMAAKAVKKFGTVQITGVYMTPASSYPLQEFFMRNIDVKHGQAPVVHLMPKIYDMIAEGLFDPTQIITHSMPLEEAARAYEIFDKKEDKNIKVVLKP
- a CDS encoding oleate hydratase, with the translated sequence MQKKKAIMIGAGIANMAAAVYLIQEGKWRGDQITFYSLDDHGSNDGAPVDTVTDEYWNKNHPLENQKGYVARGGRMLNYRTYVDLMDLLSRIPSATEPGMTAEEDTRDFDAKHPTFDKARLLEGGKGIIDGGKLGFNNKDRVLLTKLIAMPDSEEEKLDNVTIAEYFKDDPHFFETNFWFMWETTFAFRTRSSAQELRRYMHQMIYEFTQIEHLVGVNRTRYNQYESIMLPLINYLKEQGCKIILNRRVVDWEFKETAMQDEITVTGLKMINTKTQEEEHVVVDGDTGVLFTNGSITDSATLGDYETPAAENMDYGAASSLWKKASEKFYNLGNPDKFFADRDASEWVSFTLTTKNHVLLNEITRITTQEPGNALNSFISTTPITPLGHKDVNMSIVVHHQPHFTSQKPNETVIWGYFLYPRRRGEFVDKEYIKMNGKEMLEELLGQLSKVDPGPINIREKETEIYDSVINNIPVYMPYASALFNNRAKSDRPKVIPKHSTNLAFTGEFVEQPYQMIFTEQSAVRSGEIAAFHFAGIPMSRLVKTPRYDKDIPTLLRAAKKMFD
- a CDS encoding methanol dehydrogenase; this translates as MNKKWLKVGISLGLVALGAVYLGKKTGLLEDDSHLYDEFESI
- a CDS encoding AbrB family transcriptional regulator encodes the protein MKSPKVRKIGNCVGVIFPKELELHEGDILSYPTEGTILMIEAKEVMRDRERKEIEKAFADFSKGLVVSETEMKDTFSTYGWGE
- a CDS encoding DUF1622 domain-containing protein — protein: MFNETLVHLLEWLIAILNVFSILVLLVGIFLVLKNLMLERPWIKDYATRNRRNAEARKLLASYILLSLEVLVVADIIESVIKPTWTDILKLALIIIIRTIISYFLNLEIAGHVSHERREV
- a CDS encoding DUF1622 domain-containing protein, which produces MEISWMTLLYPYLEWLVLILDIFAIVILLWGGFLSIKDFLKDSLNRSFKQNERVHQNNGIKKMLGGYILLSLEVLISAGIIESIIKPTLQDIFQLAALVVIRTIISYFLNKEIGPADV